The sequence TATTAGATGATTATAATAACTTCTATTTTATGGAGATGAATACTAGAATTCAAGTAGAACATGGTGTAACTGAGGAGATAGTAGGAGTCGATCTAATCTCTAGACAAATTCGCATTGCTTCAGGGGAAATTCTAGATATAGATCAAACAGAAGTTAAACCTCAAGGTGTTGCTATAGAGGCTAGAATTACAGCTGAGAATGTATGGAAAAATTTTGCTCCAAGTCCTGGTAAAATCACAGGTTATTTCCCTGCTCTTGGTCCTGGTGTAAGGGTAGATAGTCATATGTATCAAGGATACTCTATACCGCCATTTTATGATTCACTTGTAGCTAAACTAATAGTAAAAGCTAGAAGTTATGATTTGGCTGTAAGTAAGCTTGAGCGTGCTTTAGATGAGTTTACAATCGAGGGTGTTAGAACCACACTGCCATTTCTTTTAGCTATATCTAAAAGAAGACACTTTAGAAGAGGATTTTTTGATACTAGCTATATTGAAGAGAGACTTCAAGATATCTTAGAAAATACTCACGATCATAATCAAGAGAACAAAGAAGAGGTCATTGCAGCTATTACAGCAGCGATTCAAAAAGTAAAATCTAGTAGAGAAAATAGGTAATTTATGGATTTTTTAGATAGTTTAAAAGAGATAAAAGGGCAGATGGTTAAAGAGCAAAAGGCTCAAACCCCAGTTTCAAAACCAAAACCAAATCCAAACCGAGATGAGTTTAAAGATATATTTTCTGAGCCAGAGGTAGTAGCTGATAAAGAGGCTAGACTAAGAGATGAATTTATGGAATTCATCAAATATTCGGATATAAAAAAGCTTGACTGAGATTGAATTTAGTACTTTAGATACGCCTTGTGCGTATCTAAAGGGTCGTTCTTCTAGAACTAGCTATAAATATATTTATGAAGCGTCATATGCTTATAATTCTGCTTTAGTAGAGCATGGTTATAGGAGATTTGGCAAGTATTTTTCCAAGCCAATTTGTAAAGATTGCAATGAGTGTCAAAGCTTAAGAATAGACGTTCAAAAATTTAAATTAACTAAAAGTTTAAGACGAGTAATCCGTAAAAATAAAGATGCTGGTATAGAGGTTGTAGTAACTCGCCCACATCTAAGCCAAGAACATATAAATCTATATGAAAAATATCATAAATTTATGCAAAATAAGCGAGGCTGGGAGTATCATCAAATGAGTTATGAACGCTATTTTAGTGTTTATGTAGATGGTGCTGGAGAGTTTGGCTTTGAGGTAGATTATTATGATAAAGATAGTCTAATCTGTGTAGATTTAATTGATATTACTAGCGATGGAATTAGCTCGATTTATTGCTTTTGGGATACAGATTATGCGTATTTAAGCCTTGGTAAATATTCGCTTTTAAACCAAATTTTATTAGCTAAAGCGCATAAACTTCCGTGGATTTATCTAGGATTTTATGTCAAAAATTGTGAAAGCTTAGAGTATAAAAGCGACTACAAACCATATCAAATTCTAAAAGAGTATTGTGAGTTAGATGAACCTACTATTTGGATAGATTCATAGTTTTAATGGAACGCAATTTGCTTTAAAAGCCTAAAATTAAAAAATAGGGCTTGAAATGGAGATTACACAGACATTAGAGTCAATTACTATAGTAACTGATGATTGCGATCTGTATCTAAATCTTATTTATAAAATTCGCCAAAGTTTTGCTAATGTGATTGGTACTCGTGATAGAATTATTATATTTTATAGCGAAAATGAGCTGATCCAGCGTAAATATTTGCTAAAATTTATAGCAAATTTATATAAAAAAACTGTCGGTAGCGGAGTAGAGTTTTGGCTAACTCATCATAAAAATATCAAGCTAGTCTATAAAAATCCGACCTCGCTTCAGGTGTTAATAGATATAGATATCAGATTTGAAGAGTTAAAAGTGCTATTTGATTTAAAAAATAGCGAGGAGTTATTTGCTAAATACCTAATGCGTGGTTTTAATGATGCAAATTGTGAATATTACCCACGACAAAATTGGCTGCTTTTTACTCCGCAAAGTCTAAGAGATATAGAGAGTCTCTCAAATATTATAAATAGCAGAGAGCATCTTAAATATGTAGTAAATTTCAACTACGATAAAGAGGAATTTGAGCGATTTAAACGCCGTTTTAATGTGCTAAATTCTAAAGAGTATAAACGAAGATTTAGTATGCTAGCTACTCTTTTAGAAGAGCATTTTCATACGCTTGGGTGTGAAGTTGGTGATGATTATGAGACGGTTCGAGCAAGTTATTTAAATTTAACTAAAGTTTATCATCCAGATCGTCACGCTACTAAATCAGATAAAATTCAAAAAGACTATACAGATAAATTTCAAAAAATTGGTCTAGCGTATGAAGCGTTAAAACCATATTTTAAAGAACAAAAAAACTATATAAACTCATAAGGATAAATATGAAACTAGGTGTAAATATCGATCATGTCGCTGTATTAAGAGAAGCTAGAAGGGTAAATGATCCAAATATTTTAAATGCAATGTTTACTGCTATTAATGCTGGCGCAGATCAGATCACAATACATTTGCGTGAAGACCGCAGACATATAGATGATACAGATACTATAAATATTATAAATCTTTGTACTATTCCAGTAAATTTAGAGTGCGCTACTGCTATTACTGATATTGTACTAGAGCTCTCTCCTCATCGTGCTACGATAGTTCCTGAGAGGCGTGAAGAGTTAACTACTGAGGGTGGATTAAATTTAGCTAGTCCAGAACTACCTAGTACCATAGCAGCTATGAATGAGACTGGAATTGATGTTTCACTTTTTATCGATCCAAACTCAGATGATATAATAGCAGCTAAAGAGTTAGGAGCTAATACTATTGAATTGCATACTGGAAGCTTTGCTAATGCCTATTTAATGGCGTATTCAAATATTCCAAAGACTAAATTTAGTATAAAATCATTAGAACATACAAATGCTAAAGAGGCGCTTGAATTTGAGCTAGATAGATTAAAAAAGGCTGCTAAATTTGCTAAAAATATAGGACTAAATGTCGCTGCAGGCCATGGACTAAACTACCAAAATGTAGGTTTAATAGCAAATATCCCAGAGATTTTTGAGCTAAATATCGGTCAAAGCATTATAGCTCGCTCAATCTTTACTGGATTAAGCCAAGCTATAAAAGATATGAAAGAGTTAATCAAATGAAACCCAAAATTGCAATTAGTGTAGGCGATATAAATGGCATTGGAATTGAGATTGCGTTAAAAGCTCATAAAGAGATTAGTAAAATTTGCCAACCAATATATTTTATAAACTCTAAGCTTTTAAACCAAGCAGCTAAAATCTTAAATATCAATATTCCAAAGAATTTTGAGATTTATGAGTGTGGTGATGATTTTGAGATAAAGCCAGGTAAAGTAAGCAAAAAAAGTGGCAAATTCTCATTTATTAGCTTTGAAAATGCACTAAATTTCACTACTAAAGGAAAGGCCAGCGCTCTTGTAACCTTGCCAATTAATAAAGAGAGCTGGAAAAAAGCTAAGATTCCATACAAAGGCCATACTGATGCCTTAAGTGATTATTTTAAAACTAGTGCTATTATGATGCTAGGCTGCGGGAAGCTTTATGTTGCACTATTTAGTGATCATACGCCACTTAAAGATGTTAGTAAAAAGATTAAATTTAATAAAGTTAAAAATTTCTTATTAGACTTTTATGCTTCAACTAAATTTAGCAAAGTAGGCGTTTTAGGCTTTAATCCTCATGCTAGTGATAATGGAACTATTGGAGGCAAAGAAGAATTAGAGATAAAAATGGCTATAAAAGCAGCCAATGCTACAATCGGTAAAGAAATTTTTATCGGTCCGCTTGTACCTGATGCTGCATTTACCCCAAATTCACTAAAATCTACTAATCGTCTAATAGCTATGTATCACGATGTAGGCTTAGCACCGCTTAAGGCGTTATATTTTGATCGCTCAATTAATATTAGTTTAAATTTGCCAATCATCCGTGCTAGTGTAGATCATGGAACTGCTTTTGATATTGCGTATCAATCTAAAGCAAGGGTTGAAAGTTATATAGAATCAGTAAAATATTGCATAAATTCAGTCAAAATTCAAGCCTAAAAAGCTAAAATAGAAGAAATTTTTTGGAGGTATTGCTTGGGTAGGGACAATTTATTTTTTACTTCAGTTTTTATTATTTCTTTAGTTGTCTTTTTTATATGGGGATATGGATATATATCAAGCCATCATTTAATCTTTTTTATTTTAGCTAGTGTTTTTGGCATATTTATGGCCTTTAATATTGGCGGTAATGA is a genomic window of Campylobacter devanensis containing:
- a CDS encoding arginyltransferase yields the protein MTEIEFSTLDTPCAYLKGRSSRTSYKYIYEASYAYNSALVEHGYRRFGKYFSKPICKDCNECQSLRIDVQKFKLTKSLRRVIRKNKDAGIEVVVTRPHLSQEHINLYEKYHKFMQNKRGWEYHQMSYERYFSVYVDGAGEFGFEVDYYDKDSLICVDLIDITSDGISSIYCFWDTDYAYLSLGKYSLLNQILLAKAHKLPWIYLGFYVKNCESLEYKSDYKPYQILKEYCELDEPTIWIDS
- a CDS encoding pyridoxine 5'-phosphate synthase — protein: MKLGVNIDHVAVLREARRVNDPNILNAMFTAINAGADQITIHLREDRRHIDDTDTINIINLCTIPVNLECATAITDIVLELSPHRATIVPERREELTTEGGLNLASPELPSTIAAMNETGIDVSLFIDPNSDDIIAAKELGANTIELHTGSFANAYLMAYSNIPKTKFSIKSLEHTNAKEALEFELDRLKKAAKFAKNIGLNVAAGHGLNYQNVGLIANIPEIFELNIGQSIIARSIFTGLSQAIKDMKELIK
- the pdxA gene encoding 4-hydroxythreonine-4-phosphate dehydrogenase — its product is MKPKIAISVGDINGIGIEIALKAHKEISKICQPIYFINSKLLNQAAKILNINIPKNFEIYECGDDFEIKPGKVSKKSGKFSFISFENALNFTTKGKASALVTLPINKESWKKAKIPYKGHTDALSDYFKTSAIMMLGCGKLYVALFSDHTPLKDVSKKIKFNKVKNFLLDFYASTKFSKVGVLGFNPHASDNGTIGGKEELEIKMAIKAANATIGKEIFIGPLVPDAAFTPNSLKSTNRLIAMYHDVGLAPLKALYFDRSINISLNLPIIRASVDHGTAFDIAYQSKARVESYIESVKYCINSVKIQA
- a CDS encoding adenylosuccinate lyase codes for the protein MEITQTLESITIVTDDCDLYLNLIYKIRQSFANVIGTRDRIIIFYSENELIQRKYLLKFIANLYKKTVGSGVEFWLTHHKNIKLVYKNPTSLQVLIDIDIRFEELKVLFDLKNSEELFAKYLMRGFNDANCEYYPRQNWLLFTPQSLRDIESLSNIINSREHLKYVVNFNYDKEEFERFKRRFNVLNSKEYKRRFSMLATLLEEHFHTLGCEVGDDYETVRASYLNLTKVYHPDRHATKSDKIQKDYTDKFQKIGLAYEALKPYFKEQKNYINS